The following are encoded in a window of Rosa chinensis cultivar Old Blush chromosome 4, RchiOBHm-V2, whole genome shotgun sequence genomic DNA:
- the LOC112198815 gene encoding uncharacterized protein LOC112198815, whose product MQNPFGGPRANACPWGLSQSVREASAPKPPLEVRTFASIVSDSVESSINLNQLTAPVVRGDKIYVKINERIYQEQLKSFRTNLIGRLLLKKGSVPLKTIELKAALDSLWKPSGSWRLVPLGKGYFDIHFSTEEDMRRIWGGGTCTLASGIFRLSEWKPDFKPGDVMPQTHAQVWIQISGLSQDYWHPHLLMEIARGVGTPLQLDRATKERQFGYYARVLVDVDLATDLPSSIMVERENFCFPVEIWYENLPDKCSNCGVIGHSVGRCRHLQKQEPKTRSQHDKNNQKVVRQEYRAVSRSSNEEVKRNVVTSDIRHDMQMVYASPPNMTNEIVTKDQHAASTLTVHDDSPRVQSSERELVEIAQFAQTVIEEAALDEMETIAQRVIEEPLEANIEVANARKDDLSSSETTEQVLEEHFSLENAVGELTKGKTSGHDLPEEAQCTTGIDGTPPRGQFEMQAVNSMMGGDTGLRNMTLVLSKGQKKRLRKQQREEKQPGEGTVDCYPARNRGPPHKLNL is encoded by the coding sequence ATGCAGAATCCTTTCGGCGGTCCCAGGGCAAACGCTTGCCCATGGGGTTTGTCCCAAAGCGTCAGAGAGGCCTCTGCTCCTAAGCCTCCTCTCGAAGTTAGAACGTTTGCCTCCATCGTTTCGGACTCCGTCGAGTCTTCTATCAACCTCAATCAACTGACAGCCCCAGTTGTGCGTGGGGACAAGATCTATGTCAAGATCAATGAGAGAATTTATCAAGAGCAACTGAAGTCTTTTCGCACAAACCTTATCGGGAGACTACTTTTGAAAAAGGGTTCTGTTCCTTTGAAAACAATTGAACTCAAAGCAGCTCTCGACAGTTTATGGAAGCCCTCAGGGTCCTGGCGTCTGGTACCTTTGGGGAAGGGTTATTTTGATATTCACTTTAGCACTGAAGAGGACATGCGTCGTATCTGGGGAGGGGGTACTTGCACTCTTGCCAGTGGTATCTTTCGTCTCTCTGAATGGAAGCCTGACTTCAAGCCAGGGGATGTCATGCCCCAAACTCATGCACAGGTTTGGATTCAAATTTCGGGTTTGAGCCAAGACTATTGGCATCCTCACCTCCTTATGGAGATTGCCCGGGGTGTGGGTACTCCTCTACAACTTGACCGGGCGACAAAGGAACGTCAATTTGGTTACTATGCTCGTGTCTTAGTTGATGTGGATCTGGCTACTGATCTCCCTTCTTCGATTATGGTTGAACGTGAGAACTTTTGTTTTCCAGTAGAGATTTGGTATGAAAATCTGCCAGATAAGTGTTCAAATTGCGGGGTCATTGGTCACTCCGTGGGCCGCTGCAGACATTTGCAAAAGCAGGAGCCTAAGACTCGCTCCCAGCATGACAAGAATAATCAAAAAGTTGTGCGTCAAGAGTATAGAGCGGTTTCGCGTTCTTCCAATGAAGAAGTAAAGCGTAATGTGGTCACTTCTGATATTAGGCATGATATGCAGATGGTCTATGCTTCTCCACCAAATATGACTAATGAAATTGTTACAAAGGATCAACATGCCGCTTCAACTCTGACAGTTCATGACGACTCTCCTAGGGTCCAATCTTCTGAAAGAGAATTGGTAGAAATTGCTCAGTTTGCACAAACCGTTATTGAAGAGGCGGCTTTGGATGAAATGGAGACTATTGCCCAGCGAGTAATAGAGGAGCCATTGGAAGCAAATATTGAAGTTGCTAATGCAAGGAAGGATGACTTGAGCTCCTCGGAAACGACTGAACAAGTTCTTGAGGAGCATTTTTCTCTGGAAAATGCAGTAGGTGAGTTGACAAAAGGGAAAACTAGTGGCCATGACTTACCTGAGGAAGCCCAATGCACAACTGGTATTGATGGAACCCCTCCTAGGGGGCAATTTGAAATGCAAGCAGTGAATTCTATGATGGGGGGTGATACAGGCCTTAGGAATATGACCCTTGTTCTTTCTAAAGGGCAGAAAAAGAGACTCCGCAAACAACAAAGAGAGGAAAAGCAGCCAGGAGAGGGCACTGTGGATTGTTACCCCGCAAGAAATAGGGGTCCTCCTCATAAGCTTAATTTATGA